The following proteins come from a genomic window of Bradyrhizobium paxllaeri:
- the dxr gene encoding 1-deoxy-D-xylulose-5-phosphate reductoisomerase, whose protein sequence is MSAVPLRNNKAALAAARTVTVLGATGSIGDSTMDLLRGARDRYQVEALTANSNVEALAKLAKEFGARFAAIADPARLGELKAALAGMNIECGAGESAIIEAAARPADWVMAAVSGAAGLKPALAAVDRGAAVALANKECLVCAGDFFMQRAAKAGACILPADSEHNALFQALSSGNREELVRVIITASGGPFRTWAPADIEQATLEQALKHPNWSMGQKITIDSASMMNKGLEVIEASYLFALSADEIDVLVHPQSIIHGMVEFSDRSVVAQLGAPDMRIPIAHCLGWPERIVGPSARLDLAKIGQLTFETPDFERFPGLRLAYEALRTGRGATTVFNAANEVAVAAFIAGKIKFGSIARLVEATINDWIRAGNLAPLSSADDAITVDHNARNRAASLLPQIALKAS, encoded by the coding sequence ATGAGCGCAGTTCCATTGCGTAACAACAAGGCCGCGTTGGCCGCCGCGCGTACCGTCACGGTGTTGGGCGCCACCGGTTCGATCGGCGACAGCACCATGGATTTGCTGCGCGGCGCGCGCGACCGCTACCAGGTCGAGGCGCTGACCGCGAATTCCAATGTCGAAGCGCTGGCCAAGCTTGCCAAGGAATTCGGCGCACGATTCGCCGCAATCGCCGATCCGGCGCGCCTTGGCGAACTGAAGGCCGCCCTGGCCGGCATGAACATCGAATGCGGCGCCGGCGAAAGCGCCATCATCGAGGCCGCCGCGCGCCCCGCCGACTGGGTGATGGCGGCGGTAAGCGGCGCTGCCGGGCTGAAGCCGGCGCTCGCCGCAGTCGATCGCGGCGCTGCCGTCGCGTTGGCGAACAAGGAATGCCTGGTTTGTGCCGGCGATTTTTTCATGCAGCGCGCAGCAAAGGCCGGCGCCTGCATTCTGCCGGCGGATTCCGAGCATAACGCGCTGTTTCAGGCGCTCTCTTCCGGCAATCGCGAAGAGCTGGTGCGCGTGATCATCACCGCATCCGGCGGCCCGTTCCGAACCTGGGCGCCGGCCGACATCGAGCAGGCGACGCTGGAGCAGGCGTTGAAGCATCCGAACTGGAGCATGGGCCAGAAGATCACGATCGATTCGGCCTCGATGATGAACAAGGGCCTCGAAGTCATCGAAGCTTCCTATCTCTTCGCGCTCTCGGCCGACGAGATCGACGTGCTCGTGCATCCGCAATCGATCATCCACGGCATGGTTGAATTCTCCGATCGCTCAGTGGTTGCGCAACTCGGTGCGCCCGATATGCGCATCCCGATCGCGCATTGCCTTGGATGGCCGGAGCGAATCGTTGGCCCGTCGGCGAGGCTCGATCTCGCGAAAATCGGCCAGCTCACCTTCGAGACGCCGGATTTTGAGCGGTTCCCGGGCTTGCGGCTGGCCTACGAGGCGTTACGTACGGGGCGTGGCGCGACCACGGTATTCAATGCCGCCAATGAGGTGGCGGTGGCGGCGTTCATTGCCGGAAAGATCAAGTTCGGGTCGATCGCGCGCCTCGTCGAGGCCACCATTAATGACTGGATTCGCGCCGGGAACCTAGCGCCTCTGAGTTCGGCTGACGACGCGATCACCGTTGACCATAACGCGCGAAATAGAGCCGCCTCCCTATTGCCTCAAATTGCCTTAAAGGCATCCTAG
- a CDS encoding isoprenyl transferase → MPNAAAPATEGSDRSVPLHVAIIMDGNGRWAAARGLPRAEGHRRGVEALRRVVRAAHELGVLYLTIFSFSSENWSRPATEIGDLFGLLRRFIRNDLATLHSDGVRVRVIGEREGLEPDICTLLNEAEELTRANTKLNLVVAFNYGSRQEIAGAAQRLAREVAEGKRDPASIDADALGQYLDAPDIPDPDLIIRTSGEQRLSNFLMWQAAYSELVFVPIHWPDFDKAALESAIAEYARRERRFGGLAAKTGS, encoded by the coding sequence ATGCCGAACGCCGCCGCCCCCGCCACGGAAGGATCCGACCGATCCGTCCCGTTGCATGTGGCGATCATCATGGATGGAAATGGGCGCTGGGCGGCAGCGCGCGGCTTACCGCGTGCCGAAGGCCACCGCCGCGGCGTCGAGGCGCTGCGCCGCGTGGTTCGCGCCGCCCATGAACTCGGCGTGCTCTATCTGACGATCTTTTCGTTCAGCTCCGAAAACTGGTCGCGGCCGGCTACCGAAATCGGCGACCTGTTCGGATTGCTGCGTCGCTTCATCCGCAACGATCTGGCGACGCTGCACAGCGACGGCGTGCGCGTCCGCGTGATCGGCGAGCGGGAAGGACTCGAGCCCGACATCTGCACGCTGTTGAACGAGGCCGAGGAACTGACGCGGGCCAACACCAAGCTCAATCTCGTGGTCGCGTTCAACTACGGATCGCGCCAGGAAATCGCCGGCGCCGCGCAACGGCTGGCGCGCGAAGTGGCCGAGGGCAAGCGCGATCCGGCATCGATCGACGCCGATGCACTCGGGCAATATCTCGATGCGCCCGACATTCCCGATCCCGACCTGATCATTCGCACCAGCGGCGAGCAGCGGCTGTCGAACTTCCTGATGTGGCAGGCGGCCTATAGCGAACTCGTGTTCGTGCCGATCCACTGGCCGGATTTCGACAAGGCCGCGCTCGAAAGCGCCATTGCCGAATATGCCAGACGAGAACGCCGTTTCGGCGGTCTGGCCGCGAAAACCGGATCGTGA
- the frr gene encoding ribosome recycling factor: MPTPGFDINELKRRMQGATHSLKHELGGLRTGRAAASMLEPVQVEAYGSHMPLNQLATVSVPEPRLLSVQVWDKSMVKAVEKAIVDSNLGLSPATEGQVLRLRIPELNEERRKELVKVAHKYAEAAKVAVRHVRRDGLDIVKKLEKNHEISEDDQERLANDVQKATDGTIAEIDQLLAAKEKEILTV, translated from the coding sequence ATGCCCACGCCCGGTTTTGACATCAACGAATTGAAGCGCCGCATGCAAGGCGCCACCCACTCGCTCAAGCACGAGCTGGGCGGTTTGCGGACCGGCCGCGCGGCGGCGTCCATGCTGGAGCCGGTGCAGGTCGAGGCTTACGGCTCACACATGCCGCTCAACCAGCTTGCGACCGTCAGCGTGCCTGAGCCGCGCCTGCTCTCGGTGCAGGTATGGGACAAGTCGATGGTGAAAGCCGTCGAAAAGGCCATTGTCGATTCCAATCTCGGCCTGTCGCCGGCGACCGAGGGGCAGGTGTTGCGCCTGCGGATTCCCGAGCTCAACGAGGAGCGGCGCAAGGAACTGGTGAAGGTCGCGCATAAATACGCCGAAGCCGCCAAGGTCGCGGTCCGCCATGTCCGCCGCGACGGGCTCGATATCGTCAAGAAGCTCGAGAAGAATCACGAGATTTCCGAGGACGATCAGGAGCGGCTCGCCAACGATGTGCAGAAGGCGACCGACGGAACAATTGCTGAAATCGATCAGTTGCTGGCGGCGAAGGAAAAGGAAATCCTCACCGTTTGA
- the pyrH gene encoding UMP kinase, whose product MAEPVYRRVVIKLSGEYLAGSQSFGIDQPTVDRIADDLIAAKKLGVEVAVVIGGGNIVRGVEVSSRGVSRPTGDTMGMLATMMNCLALEAAIERKGAPARTLSAFVMPEISELFTRSAAHKYLAEGRIVLLGGGTGNPFFTTDTTAVLRAAEIGAQAVLKATNVDGVYSADPKKDPSAKRFDRLTHSQAIAGDYKVMDATAFALARETSLPIIVFSIAEPGSIGAILRGTGQGTVVAG is encoded by the coding sequence ATGGCAGAGCCGGTCTATCGTCGCGTCGTGATCAAGCTCTCGGGCGAGTATCTCGCAGGCAGCCAGTCCTTCGGCATCGACCAGCCTACCGTTGACCGCATCGCCGACGACCTGATCGCGGCCAAGAAGCTCGGCGTCGAGGTGGCCGTCGTAATCGGCGGCGGCAATATCGTTCGCGGCGTGGAAGTCTCCTCGCGCGGCGTGTCGCGTCCGACCGGCGACACCATGGGCATGCTCGCCACCATGATGAACTGCCTGGCGCTGGAAGCCGCCATCGAGCGCAAGGGAGCGCCGGCGCGGACGCTCTCGGCGTTCGTGATGCCCGAGATTTCCGAGCTGTTCACCCGCAGTGCAGCGCACAAATACCTCGCCGAGGGACGAATCGTGCTGCTCGGCGGTGGAACCGGCAATCCGTTCTTCACCACCGACACCACGGCGGTGCTGCGGGCGGCCGAGATCGGGGCGCAGGCGGTGCTCAAAGCGACCAATGTCGACGGCGTTTACAGCGCCGACCCCAAAAAAGACCCTTCAGCCAAGCGTTTCGACCGTTTGACGCATTCGCAGGCGATTGCCGGCGACTACAAGGTGATGGATGCGACCGCATTCGCGCTTGCCCGCGAGACGTCACTGCCTATCATCGTATTCTCGATCGCCGAGCCGGGTTCGATCGGCGCGATCCTGCGCGGGACCGGCCAGGGCACGGTGGTTGCCGGCTGA
- a CDS encoding phosphatidate cytidylyltransferase produces MTEPEAAPAAASRPDQRNLVMRIAAAAVLIPLAVAIAYAGGFLWAALVTLAAIGLFVEWLAIVGLAGAMRVIVPGVAALAVAGLCFAFHRLDAALIMLAVGFVAVVAIAPERRNWAAAGFLYAAAAEITSLLVRLDSMKGFAALMFVLLIVWVTDSGGYFAGRGIGGPKLWPRVSPKKTWAGAIGGFVASLAVAIGFAVFDLGRMGPLLMLAAFLSVVSQLGDLFESAVKRRFGVKDSSHIIPGHGGLMDRLDGFVAAVVVAAVFGLLRGGADGVGRGLMVW; encoded by the coding sequence GTGACCGAGCCCGAGGCCGCGCCGGCGGCAGCAAGCCGACCCGACCAGCGCAACCTCGTGATGCGCATCGCCGCTGCGGCCGTGCTGATCCCGCTCGCGGTCGCCATCGCCTATGCGGGCGGCTTTCTGTGGGCCGCACTGGTGACGCTGGCGGCGATCGGCCTGTTCGTGGAATGGCTCGCGATCGTGGGTCTTGCCGGGGCGATGCGTGTGATCGTGCCGGGCGTGGCGGCGCTCGCGGTTGCCGGGCTTTGCTTTGCGTTTCACCGGCTGGATGCCGCATTGATTATGCTCGCGGTCGGTTTTGTCGCGGTCGTGGCGATCGCGCCGGAGCGGCGAAACTGGGCGGCGGCGGGATTTTTGTACGCGGCGGCGGCCGAAATTACCTCGCTGCTGGTGCGTCTCGATTCCATGAAGGGCTTTGCAGCCCTGATGTTCGTGCTGCTGATCGTGTGGGTCACCGACAGCGGCGGCTATTTTGCGGGCCGCGGCATTGGCGGGCCGAAACTCTGGCCGCGCGTCAGCCCGAAAAAGACCTGGGCGGGCGCTATCGGCGGTTTTGTTGCCAGTCTCGCCGTGGCAATCGGGTTTGCCGTGTTCGATCTGGGCAGAATGGGGCCGTTATTGATGCTGGCGGCGTTCCTTTCGGTCGTTTCGCAGCTTGGCGACCTCTTCGAGTCCGCCGTGAAGCGGCGTTTTGGCGTAAAGGACTCAAGTCACATTATTCCCGGCCACGGCGGACTAATGGATCGCCTGGATGGATTTGTCGCAGCCGTCGTCGTGGCGGCAGTTTTCGGCCTTCTGCGGGGCGGCGCCGATGGCGTCGGCCGCGGTCTTATGGTTTGGTGA
- the rseP gene encoding RIP metalloprotease RseP: MIEFFLNSFNTLSHGLIGYIIPFLFVLTIVVFFHELGHFLVARWAGVKVLTFSLGFGPELAGFNDRHGTRWKISAIPLGGYVKFFGDESEASTPASAESLARMSDEERAGSFHHKKVGARAAIVAAGPIANFVLAIVIFTCLFTFFGKPSTTARVDKIEASSAAERAGFQVGDVVTAIDGKKVGSFSDMQRLVSVRAGDTLTFTVKRGDSTLQLKGTPELREVKDPFGNTQRLGILGITRATSPGEVTTEKVDPATALWLGIKETWFVIEQTLSYIGNIFTGRASADQIGGPIRIAQISGQVATLGLIPLLHLAAVLSISIGLLNLFPVPLLDGGHLMFYTAEVLRGRPLSEKSQEYGFRVGLVLVLMLMVFAFYNDFHQVPWLKGLFGRS, encoded by the coding sequence ATGATTGAGTTTTTTCTAAACAGTTTCAATACGTTGAGCCATGGGCTCATCGGCTACATCATCCCCTTTTTGTTTGTCCTGACCATCGTCGTGTTCTTCCATGAACTCGGCCACTTCCTGGTCGCCCGGTGGGCGGGCGTGAAGGTGTTGACATTCTCGCTCGGCTTCGGGCCGGAACTCGCCGGTTTCAATGACCGCCACGGCACCCGCTGGAAGATCTCCGCGATCCCGCTCGGCGGCTATGTGAAGTTCTTCGGCGACGAATCGGAAGCCTCGACGCCGGCCTCGGCCGAATCGCTTGCCCGCATGAGCGATGAAGAGCGGGCCGGCAGCTTCCATCACAAGAAGGTCGGCGCCCGTGCAGCCATCGTGGCTGCCGGTCCGATCGCGAATTTCGTTCTCGCAATCGTCATCTTCACCTGTCTGTTCACCTTCTTCGGCAAGCCGAGCACGACGGCGCGCGTCGACAAGATCGAAGCCTCGAGCGCCGCCGAGCGGGCGGGTTTCCAGGTCGGCGACGTCGTCACCGCCATCGACGGCAAGAAGGTCGGCAGCTTCTCCGACATGCAGCGGCTGGTCAGCGTGCGCGCCGGCGACACCTTGACCTTCACCGTCAAGCGCGGTGATTCCACGCTGCAATTGAAGGGCACGCCGGAACTGCGTGAAGTGAAGGATCCGTTCGGTAACACCCAGCGGCTCGGGATCCTCGGAATCACCCGCGCGACCTCGCCGGGCGAAGTGACGACCGAGAAGGTCGATCCGGCGACCGCGCTCTGGCTCGGAATCAAGGAAACCTGGTTCGTTATCGAGCAGACGCTCTCCTATATCGGCAACATCTTCACCGGCCGGGCCAGCGCGGACCAGATCGGCGGACCGATTCGGATCGCGCAGATTTCAGGGCAGGTGGCCACGCTGGGACTGATTCCGCTGCTGCATCTGGCGGCGGTGCTGTCGATTTCGATCGGCTTGTTGAACCTGTTCCCGGTTCCCTTGCTCGATGGCGGTCACCTTATGTTCTACACGGCCGAGGTGCTGCGGGGACGCCCATTGTCGGAAAAGTCGCAGGAATACGGGTTCCGCGTCGGGCTTGTTCTGGTGCTGATGCTGATGGTGTTCGCCTTTTATAACGACTTCCATCAGGTGCCGTGGCTGAAGGGGCTATTCGGAAGATCCTAG
- the tsf gene encoding translation elongation factor Ts codes for MATITAAMVKELRESTGAGMMDCKAALTETSGDITAAQDWLRKKGLSKAAKKAGRVAAEGLIGAVTSGPKGVVVEVNSETDFVGRNEQFQGLVKMIAQVALDVGADVEKIKAAKVGSVTVETAISDAIATIGENMSLRRAASLEVGKGVVSSYVHGAVIDGAGKMGVLVALESTGKTDELATLGRQLAMHVAATNPQALDPSGLDPEIVKREKDVLADKYRQQGKPDNVIEKIVESGLKTYYKEVCLLEQAFIHDTGKSVAQAVKESEGKVGAPVKIAGFVRYALGEGIEKQESDFAAEVAAASGKK; via the coding sequence AGTCGACCGGCGCAGGCATGATGGACTGTAAGGCAGCGCTCACCGAAACCAGCGGTGACATCACCGCGGCCCAGGACTGGCTGCGCAAGAAGGGTCTGTCGAAGGCTGCGAAGAAGGCCGGTCGTGTCGCGGCCGAGGGCCTGATCGGCGCCGTGACCTCGGGCCCCAAGGGCGTCGTGGTCGAGGTCAATTCCGAGACCGATTTCGTCGGCCGCAACGAGCAGTTCCAGGGCCTCGTCAAGATGATCGCGCAGGTCGCGCTCGACGTCGGTGCCGACGTCGAGAAGATCAAGGCGGCCAAGGTCGGCAGCGTCACCGTCGAGACCGCGATTTCGGACGCCATCGCCACCATCGGTGAGAACATGTCGCTGCGCCGCGCGGCTTCGCTCGAAGTCGGCAAGGGCGTGGTGTCGAGCTACGTCCATGGTGCCGTGATCGACGGCGCCGGCAAGATGGGCGTGCTGGTCGCGCTGGAGTCCACCGGCAAGACCGATGAACTCGCAACGCTCGGCCGCCAGCTCGCGATGCACGTCGCCGCGACCAATCCGCAGGCGCTGGATCCGTCCGGCCTCGACCCCGAGATCGTCAAGCGCGAAAAGGACGTGCTGGCCGACAAGTACCGCCAGCAGGGCAAGCCCGACAACGTGATCGAGAAGATCGTCGAGTCCGGCCTGAAGACCTATTACAAGGAAGTCTGTCTGCTGGAGCAGGCGTTCATCCACGACACCGGCAAGTCGGTCGCGCAGGCGGTCAAGGAATCTGAAGGCAAGGTCGGCGCGCCGGTGAAGATTGCCGGATTTGTGCGCTATGCTCTCGGCGAGGGAATCGAAAAGCAGGAATCCGATTTCGCAGCCGAAGTCGCAGCGGCCAGCGGCAAGAAGTAA